Proteins found in one Hevea brasiliensis isolate MT/VB/25A 57/8 chromosome 18, ASM3005281v1, whole genome shotgun sequence genomic segment:
- the LOC110641257 gene encoding alpha-mannosidase 2, whose translation MPFSSYVGGNIRRGGGGGGAGTTWAQSLLPSFAAKSKLPSRKSRRRTALINFLFTNFFTIALTISLLFLLITFLHFGIPKPLSSPFKPKSKSSFRVLKPRKTIPRKPQNDKGAVLGAVVDITTKGLYDKIEFLDVDGGPWKQGWKVSYKGNEWDTEKLKVFVMPHSHNDPGWKLTVDEYYERQSRHILDTIVETLSKDGRRRFIWEEMSYLERWWRDAAEDKRESFTNLLKNGQLEIVGGGWVMNDEANSHFFAIIEQIAEGNMWLNDTIGVVPKNSWAIDPFGYSATMAYLLRRMGFENMLIQRTHYEVKKELALNKNLEYIWRQSWDAEETTDIFVHMMPFYSYDIPHTCGPEPAVCCQFDFARVHGFYYEMCPWGLHPVETSLENVQERAQTLLDQYRKKSTLYRTNTLLVPLGDDFRYISVDEAEAQFRNYQKLFDYINSNPSLNAEVKFGTLEEYFQTVHEEADRINYSCPGEAGSGQIGGFPSLSGDFFTYSDRQQDYWSGYYVSRPFFKAVDRVLEQTLRATEMMMALLLGYCQRVQCEKLATGFGYKLTAARRNLALFQHHDGVTGTAKDHVVRDYGIRMHTSLRDLQIFMSKAIEVLLGIHHEKSDHNPSQFEAEQVRSKYDVQPVHKAISAREGTWQSVILFNPLEQNREEVVMVIVNRPDVAVLDSNWTCVQSQVSPELQHDRSKIFTGRHRVHFKASVPALGLQTYYIANGFAGCEKAIPAKLKYFSISNSFSCPSPYACSKVEGDMAEIQNQHQALTFDVKLGSLQKISHKNGSRIVVDEEIGVYTSPGSGAYLFKPDGDAQPIVEAGGNMVISGGPLMQEVFVYPKTSWDQTPISHSTRIYNGDNTIQEFLIEKEYHVELLGKEFDDRELIVRYKTDIDNKKIFYSDLNGFQMSRRETYSKIPLQGNYYPMPSLAFMQGSNGQRFSVHSRQSLGVASLKDGWLEIMLDRRLVRDDGRGLGQGVMDNRPMNVIFHILVEMNISSTSDPVSNPLPLSPSLLSHCVGAHLNYPLQAFVAKNPQELSVQPPPRSFSPLSAPLPCDLHIVNFKVPRPLKYSQQLIEDSRFVLILQRRHWDTSYCRKGRSQCTTVANEPLNLFNMFKGLAALNARATSLNLLHDDVEMLGYAEQVGDAAQEGYVVISPMEIQAYKLELRPHQ comes from the exons ATGCCCTTCTCCTCTTACGTTGGCGGCAACATTCGCCGGGGGGGTGGAGGTGGAGGAGCCGGCACCACCTGGGCTCAATCACTCCTCCCCTCCTTCGCTGCCAAATCAAAGCTTCCTTCAAGAAAGTCTCGCCGGCGGACGGCTCTGATAAACTTCCTATTCACTAACTTCTTCACTATAGCTCTTACGATCtctctcctcttccttctcatcactttccttcactttggCATCCCTAAGCCTCTTTCCTCTCCCTTCAAACCCAAATCCAAATCCAGTTTTCGCGTTCTGAAGCCTCGCAAGACTATCCCTCGAAAACCCCAAAACGACAAAGGTGCCGTTTTGGGGGCTGTGGTGGATATAACTACAAAGGGTTTGTATGATAAGATCGAATTCTTGGATGTGGATGGTGGGCCTTGGAAGCAAGGATGGAAAGTGAGCTATAAAGGGAATGAGTGGGATACTGAGAAGTTGAAGGTGTTTGTGATGCCTCATTCGCATAATGATCCTGGGTGGAAATTGACTGTTGATGAGTATTATGAGAGGCAATCTAGGCACATACTCGATACAATTGTGGAAACACTTTCAAAG GATGGTCGGCGGAGGTTCATATGGGAAGAAATGTCTTATCTGGAGAGATGGTGGAGAGATGCAGCAGAGGACAAAAGGGAATCTTTTACCAATTTACTGAAGAATGGCCAGTTAGAAATTGTTGGTGGTGGTTGGGTAATGAATGATGAG GCCAATTCACATTTTTTTGCCATAATTGAACAG ATTGCTGAGGGGAATATGTGGTTGAATGACACCATTGGGGTTGTTCCTAAGAATTCTTGGGCAATAGATCCATTTGGCTACTCAGCTACCATGGCATATCTTCTCCGTCGTATGGGTTTCGAGAACATGCTTATTCAGAGGACTCACTATGAGGTAAAGAAGGAACTTGCTTTGAATAAGAATCTAGAATACATATGGCGTCAAAGCTGGGATGCTGAGGAAACAACTGATATTTTTGTACACATGATGCCCTTCTATTCTTATGATATTCCTCATACTTGTGGGCCGGAGCCTGCTGTTTGTTGTCAGTTCGATTTTGCTAGGGTGCACGGCTTTTATTATGAGATGTGCCCATGGGGGCTTCATCCAGTAGAGACCAGCCTGGAAAATGTACAGGAAAGGGCCCAAACATTGCTAGATCAGTACAGGAAGAAATCAACACTATACCGGACTAATACTCTCCTTGTTCCTCTTGGAGATGATTTCCGATATATCAGTGTTGATGAAGCAGAGGCTCAGTTTCGGAATTACCAGAAGTTATTTGATTATATCAACTCTAATCCTAGTTTAAATGCAGAGGTAAAATTTGGTACTCTGGAAGAATACTTCCAAACTGTTCATGAGGAGGCTGATAGAATAAATTATTCATGTCCTGGCGAGGCTGGGTCTGGTCAGATTGGAGGTTTTCCATCTCTATCTGGTGACTTCTTTACTTATTCTGATAGGCAACAAGACTACTGGAGTGGCTATTATGTTTCAAGGCCTTTCTTCAAGGCTGTTGATCGGGTACTAGAGCAAACTCTTCGTGCCACTGAAATGATGATGGCTTTGTTACTTGGTTATTGTCAGAGAGTACAATGTGAAAAGTTGGCAACAGGATTTGGCTATAAGTTGACTGCTGCCAGGAGGAATTTAGCTCTTTTTCAACACCATGATGGGGTGACTGGTACTGCTAAGGATCATGTTGTTCGCGACTACGGAATTCGGATGCATACTTCATTGCGTGACTTGCAGATTTTCATGTCTAAAGCTATTGAAGTACTTCTTGGTATCCACCATGAAAAATCTGATCATAACCCATCCCAGTTTGAGGCAGAACAGGTGAGATCTAAATATGATGTTCAGCCTGTCCATAAAGCAATCAGTGCACGTGAAGGGACATGGCAATCAGTGATCCTTTTTAATCCTTTGGAGCAAAATAGAGAAGAGGTTGTGATGGTTATTGTTAACAGGCCAGATGTTGCTGTTTTGGACTCCAACTGGACTTGCGTTCAAAGCCAAGTTTCTCCTGAACTGCAGCATGATAGGAGCAAGATTTTTACTGGGAGGCATCGTGTCCACTTCAAAGCTTCTGTTCCTGCCTTGGGGTTGCAAACATATTATATTGCCAATGGTTTTGCTGGATGTGAAAAAGCCATACCAGCAAAATTGAAGTACTTCTCAAtttccaattcattttcatgcccCTCTCCATATGCTTGTTCTAAAGTAGAAGGTGACATGGCTGAAATCCAGAATCAACATCAAGCTCTCACCTTTGATGTCAAGCTTGGTTCGTTGCAGAAAATTAGCCATAAAAATGGTTCCAGAATTGTTGTGGACGAGGAAATAGGTGTGTACACTAGTCCGGGAAGTGGGGCTTACCTGTTTAAGCCTGACGGTGATGCTCAGCCTATTGTTGAGGCAGGTGGGAACATGGTGATCTCTGGGGGCCCACTAATGCAGGAAGTGTTTGTTTATCCTAAAACATCATGGGATCAAACACCCATCTCCCATAGTACTAGAATTTATAATGGAGATAATACTATACAAGAGTTTCTCATTGAGAAAGAATATCATGTTGAGCTTCTTGGCAAGGAATTTGATGACAGGGAATTAATAGTTAGATACAAGACAGATATTGATAATAAAAAGATCTTCTATTCTGATTTAAATGGCTTTCAGATGAGCCGGAGAGAAACTTACAGTAAGATCCCACTGCAGGGGAATTACTATCCTATGCCCTCTCTAGCGTTCATGCAAGGATCTAATGGTCAGAGGTTTTCTGTCCATTCTAGACAGTCATTGGGTGTGGCAAGCCTAAAAGATGGATGGTTGGAGATTATGCTTGATCGACGTTTGGTAAGGGATGATGGACGTGGTCTTGGACAAGGGGTGATGGATAACCGTCCGATGAATGTGATCTTTCACATCCTTGTTGAGATGAACATTTCTTCCACCTCAGATCCCGTTTCCAATCCTCTTCCTCTGAGCCCCTCTCTTCTTTCGCATTGTGTTGGAGCTCATTTGAACTATCCTTTACAAGCATTTGTTGCAAAGAACCCTCAGGAGTTATCTGTGCAACCACCCCCAAGATCCTTCTCTCCTTTGTCTGCTCCATTACCATGTGACTTGCACATAGTGAATTTTAAAGTTCCTCGGCCGTTAAAATATTCACAGCAGCTGATAGAAGATTCTAGGTTTGTTCTAATCTTACAGAGGCGCCATTGGGATACTTCATATTGTCGGAAGGGCAGATCACAGTGCACTACTGTTGCAAATGAGCCTTTAAATCTTTTCAACATGTTCAAGGGGCTTGCAGCATTGAATGCAAGAGCAACTTCTTTGAACCTTCTGCATGATGATGTGGAAATGCTAGGGTACGCTGAGCAGGTTGGAGATGCAGCTCAAGAGGGATACGTTGTCATCTCTCCTATGGAAATACAAGCATACAAGCTGGAGTTGCGGCCACACCAGTGA
- the LOC110641277 gene encoding uncharacterized protein LOC110641277, with product MADSEEEVVAVIMVGGPTKGTRFRPLSFNTPKPLFPLAGQPMVHHHISACRRIPNLARIFLIGFYEEREFTLYVSSISNELKVPVRYLKEDKPHGSAGGLYYFRDIIMEDSPSHIFLLNCDVCCSFPLPDMLQAHKKYGGMGTMLVIKVSAESANQFGELVADPTTKELLHYIEKPETFVSDLINCGVYIFNPEIFTAIQGVSTNREDRANLLHLSSFDGLQSVTRASFPTDFVRLDQDILSPLAGKKQLYTYETMNFWEQIKTPGMSLKCSALYLAQYQLTSPQLLASGDGTKSASIIGDVYVHPSAKVHPTAKIGPNVSISANVRVGAGVRLISCIILDDVEIQENAVVMHSIIGWKSSLGRWSRVQADGDYNSKLGITILGEAVTVEDEVVVTNCIVLPNKIINGSVQEEIIL from the exons ATGGCGGATTCTGAGGAGGAGGTGGTTGCTGTGATCATGGTCGGTGGACCCACCAAAG GTACTAGATTTAGGCCTCTTTCATTCAATACTCCAAAACCACTGTTCCCATTGGCCGGGCAGCCTATGGTTCACCATCATATTTCTGCTTGTAGAAGG ATACCAAATTTGGCTCGGATTTTTTTAATTGGATTCTATGAGGAGCGGGAATTTACTTTGTATGTCTCTTCAATCTCTAATGAACTCAAAGTACCCGTAAG ATACTTGAAGGAGGACAAACCGCATGGTTCTGCTGGTGGTCTTTATTATTTTAGAGACATAATCATGGAAGACAGTCCG TCACATATCTTTCTACTGAATTGTGATGTTTGCTGTAGTTTTCCATTGCCAGATATGCTTC AGGCACATAAAAAATATGGTGGGATGGGAACAATGTTAGTAATAAAG GTTTCTGCTGAATCAGCCAACCAATTTGGTGAATTGGTTGCTGATCCAACCACCAAAGAGCTGTTGCATTATATAGAGAAACCAGAGACTTTT GTAAGTGATTTGATAAACTGTGGTGTCTACATCTTCAATCCAGAGATTTTTACTGCCATTCAAGGTGTCTCCACTAATCGGGAAGACAGAG CAAATCTACTTCATTTATCCAGCTTTGACGGCCTTCAGTCTGTGACAAG AGCCAGTTTTCCTACAGATTTTGTAAGGTTAGATCAAGATATTTTGTCACCTCTTGCTGGAAAGAAGCAATTGTATACATACGAGACAATGAACTTCTGGGAGCAAATCAAGACTCCTGG GATGTCTTTGAAATGTTCTGCTTTATATCTTGCCCAATATCAATTAACCTCCCCTCAACTTTTGGCAAGTGGGGATGGAACTAAGAGTGCTAGCATTATTGGTGATGTCTATGTTCATCCATCAGCAAAAGTGCATCCAACAGCTAAG ATCGGTCCCAATgtctctatttcagcaaatgttCGTGTAGGAGCAGGGGTTAGGCTTATAAGTTGCATCATCTTAGATGATGTTGAAATTCAG GAAAATGCAGTTGTTATGCATTCTATTATTGGTTGGAAATCATCTCTAGGAAGATGGTCAAGAGTCCAG GCTGATGGAGACTACAATTCAAAGCTTGGAATAACAATCCTTG GAGAAGCTGTGACagttgaagatgaagttgttGTTACTAACTGCATAGTTCTTCCAAATAAGATCATTAATGGTAGTGTACAGGAAGAGATCATCTTATAA